A single region of the Solwaraspora sp. WMMD791 genome encodes:
- a CDS encoding aspartate aminotransferase family protein has product MPVVNEMPRTLRNAAELAETDRRVLVHPHHHGGRSKRITIVRGDGCTVWDASGVELLDVMGAGNWVAQVGHGRPELADAAARQMRKLAYYTGFDIFANDQSITLAQRLVDLAPDGLDRVFFTNGGSESVETAFKFARLYHHHRGEPERVWFISRNFAYHGSTYASGAATGFPGIHAGIGPEFPNVARISPPHSYRAPDMCPGRDLTDFLIEELATTIERIGPGNVAAMIGEPVMGGAGILIPPADYWPRVRELLSRHGILLIADEVVTGFGRTGAWYDSAERGMQADLVTVAKGLTSGYAPLGAVLMSDAIAETIAGGDTYLFHGHTYSGHATACAVAHANLDLLEQEGLVDRSRTVGTWLREALAPLADLPEVGEVRVAGATAGVELVADRDTREPLMADWVTVALRDEHHVAAREYGNTLVMAPPLVISRPEVDRAAQALADVLRRRPARHS; this is encoded by the coding sequence ATGCCTGTCGTCAACGAGATGCCGCGCACGTTGCGGAACGCGGCGGAGCTCGCCGAGACCGACCGGCGGGTGCTGGTGCATCCGCACCATCACGGCGGCCGGTCGAAGCGCATCACGATCGTCCGCGGTGACGGTTGCACGGTGTGGGACGCGTCCGGTGTGGAACTGCTGGACGTCATGGGCGCCGGCAACTGGGTCGCGCAGGTCGGGCACGGTCGGCCGGAACTGGCTGACGCGGCGGCCCGTCAGATGCGCAAGCTGGCGTACTACACCGGGTTCGACATCTTCGCCAACGACCAGTCCATCACGCTCGCGCAGCGGCTGGTCGACCTGGCCCCCGACGGACTGGACCGGGTGTTCTTCACCAACGGTGGCTCTGAGAGCGTGGAGACGGCCTTCAAGTTCGCCCGGCTCTATCACCACCACCGTGGCGAGCCCGAGCGCGTCTGGTTCATCTCGCGGAACTTCGCCTATCACGGCTCCACCTACGCCAGCGGCGCCGCGACCGGGTTCCCCGGCATTCACGCGGGCATCGGGCCGGAGTTCCCGAACGTGGCGCGGATCTCGCCCCCGCATAGCTACCGCGCGCCGGACATGTGTCCCGGCCGGGATCTCACCGACTTCCTCATCGAGGAGCTGGCCACCACCATCGAGCGGATCGGCCCCGGCAACGTGGCGGCGATGATCGGCGAGCCGGTCATGGGCGGCGCGGGGATTCTCATACCGCCTGCGGACTACTGGCCGCGGGTCCGCGAGCTGCTGTCGCGCCACGGGATCCTGCTCATCGCCGACGAGGTCGTCACCGGTTTCGGCCGGACCGGCGCCTGGTACGACTCGGCCGAGCGCGGTATGCAGGCCGACCTGGTGACCGTAGCGAAGGGCCTCACCAGCGGCTACGCCCCGCTGGGGGCGGTGCTCATGAGCGACGCGATCGCCGAGACGATCGCCGGCGGCGACACGTATCTGTTCCACGGTCACACCTACTCCGGCCACGCCACCGCCTGCGCGGTCGCGCACGCCAATCTCGACCTGCTTGAGCAGGAAGGCCTGGTGGATCGATCCCGCACGGTCGGCACGTGGCTGCGCGAGGCATTGGCCCCCCTGGCCGACCTGCCCGAGGTCGGCGAGGTGCGGGTAGCCGGCGCCACCGCCGGCGTGGAACTGGTGGCCGACCGGGACACCCGGGAACCGTTGATGGCCGACTGGGTCACCGTCGCCCTGCGCGACGAGCACCACGTGGCTGCCCGGGAGTACGGCAACACCCTCGTCATGGCCCCGCCGCTGGTCATCTCCCGGCCCGAGGTCGACCGCGCCGCGCAGGCGCTGGCCGACGTGCTGCGCCGCCGACCCGCCAGGCACTCGTGA
- a CDS encoding GMC family oxidoreductase N-terminal domain-containing protein, producing the protein MESYDYVIVGAGTAGCVLAARLSEDPDVTVCLLEAGPVDDSDNIRIPAAGGKLLRSQYDWDYNSNEEPQLGGRRLYLPRGRVLGGTSALNGMVHIRGNARDFDEWCQPGWTYETMLPYFVGCEDNERGASAYHGTGGPLPVAEGRSRNPMAAAFVRAAVEAGFPANDDFNGPSQDGFGFYQVNQRNGRRCSAAAAYLHPSAARPNLTVRTRTHAHRVLVEGGRACGVRVQRYDEVVDIRAQREVIVAAGAYNSPQLLMLSGIGPAERLAAVGVPVLADLPEVGRNLQDHPALYLVFTHDEPVSLLSAGEERNVRQFEADGSGPLSSNVPEAGGFVRTQSGLAAPDVQYHVLPVMFVECALGESVEHGISFGPCVLRPASRGEVNLASDDPTAKPRIRHQYYEETADLRTMTAGLRIAMELARQPSLAPYTVRPYAYPASTDEADLHAFVRAHTQSIFHPAGTCAIGPVLDPDLRVHGVDGLRVVDASVLPLVPRGNTNAPIVAVAERAADLIRGRAEPAHTRQGLMGVHQ; encoded by the coding sequence ATGGAGTCCTACGACTACGTCATCGTCGGTGCCGGCACCGCCGGCTGCGTGCTCGCGGCGCGGCTGAGCGAGGACCCTGACGTGACGGTGTGCCTGCTCGAGGCCGGACCTGTCGACGACTCGGACAACATCCGCATCCCGGCGGCGGGCGGCAAGCTGCTGCGCTCGCAGTACGACTGGGACTACAACAGCAACGAGGAGCCACAGCTGGGCGGGCGCCGGCTCTATCTGCCGCGGGGACGTGTCCTCGGCGGCACCAGCGCGCTCAACGGCATGGTGCACATCCGGGGCAACGCCCGCGACTTCGACGAGTGGTGTCAGCCCGGCTGGACCTACGAGACCATGCTGCCGTACTTCGTCGGCTGCGAGGACAACGAGCGAGGCGCCTCGGCTTACCACGGGACCGGCGGCCCGCTGCCGGTCGCCGAGGGCCGTTCGCGCAACCCGATGGCGGCGGCGTTCGTACGTGCCGCGGTGGAGGCCGGGTTTCCGGCCAACGACGACTTCAACGGCCCGAGCCAGGACGGTTTCGGCTTCTATCAGGTGAACCAGCGCAACGGGCGGCGGTGCAGCGCTGCGGCGGCATACCTGCACCCGTCGGCTGCTCGACCCAACCTGACCGTGCGTACCCGAACCCACGCACACCGCGTCCTCGTCGAGGGCGGGCGGGCCTGCGGGGTACGGGTCCAGCGGTACGACGAGGTGGTCGACATCCGGGCGCAGCGCGAGGTCATCGTGGCCGCCGGGGCGTACAACTCTCCGCAGTTGCTGATGCTGTCCGGGATCGGTCCGGCCGAACGCCTCGCCGCAGTGGGCGTGCCGGTCCTCGCCGACCTGCCCGAGGTCGGCCGCAACCTGCAGGACCATCCCGCCCTGTACCTGGTCTTCACCCACGACGAGCCGGTCAGCCTGCTGTCCGCCGGTGAGGAAAGGAACGTTCGCCAGTTCGAGGCCGACGGCAGCGGACCGCTGTCGTCCAACGTGCCGGAAGCCGGTGGCTTCGTACGTACCCAGAGCGGCCTGGCGGCCCCCGACGTGCAGTACCACGTGCTGCCGGTGATGTTCGTCGAGTGCGCCCTCGGCGAGTCGGTCGAGCACGGCATTTCCTTCGGTCCCTGCGTGTTGCGGCCAGCCAGCCGAGGCGAGGTCAACCTTGCCTCCGACGACCCGACAGCCAAGCCGCGTATCCGGCACCAGTACTACGAGGAGACTGCGGACCTGCGGACGATGACAGCCGGCCTGCGAATCGCCATGGAGTTGGCCAGGCAGCCATCGCTGGCGCCGTACACCGTGCGCCCGTACGCGTACCCGGCTTCCACCGACGAGGCGGACCTGCACGCGTTCGTGCGGGCACACACCCAGTCGATCTTCCACCCGGCCGGCACCTGCGCGATCGGCCCCGTGCTGGACCCGGATCTGAGGGTGCACGGGGTGGACGGCCTGCGCGTGGTGGACGCGTCCGTGCTGCCGCTTGTGCCGAGGGGCAACACCAACGCCCCGATCGTCGCGGTCGCGGAGCGGGCGGCGGACCTGATCCGTGGCCGCGCCGAGCCGGCCCACACCCGCCAGGGCTTGATGGGTGTGCATCAATGA
- a CDS encoding FAD-dependent oxidoreductase, producing MSERLGSRAVVLGAGIAGLVTARVLADRYAQVVVVERNTVVGVTGPRAGVPQGHHAHALLARGQEVMERLFPGMQADLTADGVLSGDLSGDLRWYLRGRALQQSHSRLTSVSANRPTLEACVRRRVVEMPDVLVRERTVVQGLATTSDHSRVTGVRVVGDEPGATPETIDADLVVDATGRGSRTPVWLEQFGYQRPAEDKVRIDLAYVSQYFRLRTDPFGTDLAINSVPHPGNTRGAFFGKFPDDVALLSLTGLLGDHPPRDPDGFLAFARSLPVPDVYDGLRDAEPLTEPVTFTFPASLRRRYERLSRFPERLLVLGDAVCSFNPVYGQGMTVAAIEAMTLRTWLLRGVPPEPRGFLRDIGRVVDVPWQISTSGDLDFPGVPGKRSAMVRMGNAYMARVQYAATKDQSVTATFMRVAGLVDPPSALMRPGFVRRVLRLSHDRTTGPAAESLTAFDRTDQLERPRHETVPHRDSAGRHRRSQPSVGRRPLARTTGRRRLEPRCTGVVPA from the coding sequence ATGAGCGAGAGGCTCGGCAGTCGGGCGGTCGTGCTCGGCGCCGGAATCGCGGGCCTTGTGACGGCCCGGGTGCTGGCGGACCGGTATGCCCAGGTCGTGGTCGTCGAGCGCAACACCGTCGTCGGCGTGACCGGCCCGCGTGCGGGTGTGCCGCAGGGTCACCACGCGCACGCTCTGCTGGCCCGAGGACAGGAGGTGATGGAGCGGCTCTTCCCCGGTATGCAGGCCGACCTGACCGCCGACGGCGTGCTCAGCGGCGACCTGTCGGGGGATCTGCGCTGGTACTTGCGCGGTCGCGCGCTGCAGCAGTCGCATTCGCGCCTGACCAGCGTCTCGGCCAACCGACCGACGCTCGAGGCCTGTGTGCGCCGGCGGGTCGTCGAGATGCCTGACGTGCTCGTGCGGGAGCGCACCGTTGTGCAAGGTCTGGCGACGACGAGCGACCACAGCCGGGTCACCGGCGTGCGGGTCGTCGGAGACGAACCAGGGGCGACACCCGAGACGATCGACGCCGACCTGGTGGTCGACGCGACCGGCCGCGGCAGCCGCACCCCGGTGTGGCTGGAGCAGTTCGGCTACCAACGGCCGGCAGAGGACAAGGTGCGAATCGACCTGGCCTATGTGTCGCAGTACTTCCGGTTGCGCACCGACCCGTTCGGCACCGACCTGGCGATCAACTCGGTGCCGCACCCGGGCAACACGCGCGGAGCCTTCTTCGGCAAGTTCCCCGATGACGTGGCCCTGTTGTCCCTTACCGGGCTGCTCGGCGACCACCCGCCGAGGGACCCCGACGGCTTCCTGGCCTTCGCCCGTTCGCTGCCGGTGCCGGACGTGTACGACGGGCTGCGCGACGCCGAGCCGCTGACCGAGCCCGTGACCTTCACCTTCCCGGCGAGCCTGCGTCGCCGGTACGAGCGGCTGTCCCGCTTCCCGGAGCGCCTACTCGTGCTCGGCGACGCGGTCTGCAGCTTCAACCCGGTCTACGGCCAGGGCATGACGGTCGCCGCCATCGAGGCCATGACGCTGCGTACGTGGCTGCTTCGCGGCGTGCCGCCCGAGCCGCGCGGGTTCCTGCGCGACATCGGTCGCGTCGTGGACGTGCCATGGCAGATCTCCACCAGCGGCGACCTCGACTTCCCAGGTGTACCCGGCAAACGGTCGGCGATGGTGCGCATGGGCAACGCTTACATGGCCCGGGTGCAGTACGCGGCGACCAAGGACCAGTCCGTCACCGCGACGTTCATGCGGGTGGCCGGCCTGGTCGACCCGCCGAGCGCGCTGATGCGCCCCGGCTTCGTCCGGCGCGTGCTGCGGCTGTCACACGACCGCACAACCGGGCCGGCGGCCGAATCCCTCACCGCATTCGACCGAACCGACCAGTTAGAGAGGCCGCGTCATGAAACCGTTCCGCATCGAGATTCCGCAGGCCGCCATCGACGATCTCAACCGTCGGTTGGCCGACGTCCGCTGGCCCGCACCACTGGGAGACGACGACTGGAGCCGCGGTGTACCGGTGTGGTACCTGCGTGA
- a CDS encoding epoxide hydrolase family protein, producing MADVRWPAPLGDDDWSRGVPVWYLRELVEYWRTQYDWRAAEAELNRYPQFLAEINGATVHFLHVRSPEPDAVPMLITHGWPGSVAEFLDVIGPLTDPAAHGGDRADAFHLVIASPPGFGFSGPARPGWHAGTIAPVWAELMNQLGYDRYVVQGGDAGAVISQQVAAVAPDHVIGLHVNMLMTFPSGDPEELAGLSEVDQARLALMGRFDAELSGYMKLQSTRPQTLAYALTDSPVGQLAWIVERFREWTDAAKVPDDAVSRDRLLTIVAIYWFTATAGTSAALYYEGAEGMRAMASGWRPEPIRVPAGVAVYPHDPFQPLRGLAHHYLADIVRWNEPDRGGHFAAMEEPDLFVDDVRAFGRIVR from the coding sequence TTGGCCGACGTCCGCTGGCCCGCACCACTGGGAGACGACGACTGGAGCCGCGGTGTACCGGTGTGGTACCTGCGTGAGCTCGTCGAGTACTGGCGTACCCAGTACGACTGGCGGGCCGCCGAGGCTGAGCTGAACCGGTACCCCCAGTTCCTCGCCGAGATCAACGGCGCCACCGTGCACTTCCTGCACGTACGTTCCCCGGAGCCGGACGCGGTGCCGATGCTGATCACCCACGGCTGGCCGGGCTCGGTGGCCGAGTTCCTCGACGTCATCGGCCCGCTGACCGACCCTGCCGCGCACGGCGGCGACCGGGCCGACGCGTTCCACCTCGTCATTGCCAGTCCGCCGGGATTCGGCTTCTCCGGCCCGGCCCGCCCGGGGTGGCACGCGGGCACCATCGCGCCGGTCTGGGCCGAGCTGATGAACCAGCTGGGCTACGACCGGTACGTGGTCCAGGGCGGCGACGCAGGCGCGGTCATCTCGCAGCAGGTCGCCGCCGTGGCACCGGATCATGTCATCGGGTTGCACGTCAACATGCTGATGACCTTTCCGTCCGGCGATCCCGAGGAGCTGGCCGGGCTCAGCGAGGTCGACCAGGCGCGTCTCGCACTCATGGGCCGATTCGACGCGGAGCTGTCCGGATACATGAAGCTGCAGTCGACCCGGCCGCAGACCTTGGCGTACGCGTTGACGGACTCGCCCGTGGGCCAGCTGGCCTGGATCGTGGAGCGGTTCCGGGAGTGGACCGACGCGGCAAAGGTGCCCGACGACGCGGTGTCGAGGGACCGGTTGCTGACCATCGTGGCCATCTACTGGTTCACCGCCACCGCCGGCACGTCGGCCGCGCTCTACTACGAGGGCGCGGAGGGCATGCGCGCGATGGCCTCCGGCTGGCGGCCGGAACCGATCCGGGTCCCGGCCGGTGTCGCGGTGTACCCGCACGATCCCTTCCAGCCGTTGCGCGGGCTGGCGCACCACTACCTGGCCGACATCGTGCGGTGGAACGAGCCCGACCGGGGTGGTCACTTCGCCGCGATGGAGGAGCCGGACCTGTTCGTCGACGACGTGCGAGCCTTCGGTCGTATCGTGCGGTGA